A portion of the Chloroflexaceae bacterium genome contains these proteins:
- a CDS encoding pre-peptidase C-terminal domain-containing protein: MKRRTDLRNAALSALIVLVIAFIALYQLPVTAAPPQAPPGAPLAQVPFTWLTTSGTLSVQPGQSGFFVSDLRNGGADADFILRVDNLPTGWTADFSPAASFRLAQNQTQRVTVRINVPANTPVGTSANLNLVARRAADNAETTAFITVNVVAPPTPTNTPVGPTPTRGPVCRDGFEDDNNPASARNIDINTAQERTMCPIGDVDWLVFGAIAGKVYTIDITRMDPGIDLTLELFDPNLNSIAFNSDFFNRDPANPNPGDTRPRITIRIPQDGRYFIRVRDSAGRGGTNFFYVIALLDESYGPTPTTSASVCLDIFEPDGLPEQARLITSNEIQENRRLCPDGDADWVTFFGKTGKRYIIYTDTRRYRGRIEVNRDTQAGADTVMVLADRDGVSILDFNDDIPGGESLDSQIEFIPEVDGFYFVQVKNTGDIGNQFIRYDLVLLLCTPGQTDCVRANVPGQPVSPITPGPVGTPGRDFSLDATPTPRPSPSPAPTPRS, translated from the coding sequence ATGAAGCGTCGTACTGACCTGCGCAATGCCGCCCTTTCCGCGCTCATCGTTCTGGTCATTGCCTTCATTGCCTTGTACCAGTTGCCTGTTACCGCCGCGCCGCCCCAGGCGCCGCCGGGCGCTCCTCTCGCTCAGGTCCCGTTTACCTGGCTCACCACCAGCGGTACGCTTTCCGTCCAGCCGGGACAGAGCGGCTTCTTCGTTTCCGACTTGCGGAACGGCGGCGCCGATGCCGATTTTATCCTGCGCGTAGATAATCTCCCCACTGGGTGGACCGCCGATTTCTCGCCCGCCGCCAGTTTCCGGCTGGCCCAGAACCAGACCCAGCGCGTGACCGTGCGTATCAACGTCCCTGCCAACACACCGGTCGGCACATCCGCAAATCTGAACCTCGTCGCCCGGCGCGCCGCCGACAATGCTGAGACGACGGCATTTATCACCGTCAATGTGGTAGCGCCCCCCACTCCCACCAACACTCCCGTCGGCCCTACACCCACCCGTGGCCCGGTCTGCCGCGATGGGTTCGAAGATGACAACAATCCTGCCAGCGCCCGTAACATTGATATCAACACGGCCCAGGAACGGACCATGTGCCCGATCGGCGATGTGGACTGGCTGGTGTTCGGGGCCATTGCCGGCAAGGTTTACACCATCGATATTACACGCATGGATCCCGGGATTGATTTGACCCTCGAGCTGTTTGATCCGAATCTAAATAGCATTGCCTTCAACAGCGATTTCTTTAACCGCGACCCGGCCAATCCCAATCCCGGCGATACGCGCCCGCGCATTACCATCCGCATTCCGCAGGACGGGCGCTACTTCATCCGCGTGCGCGACTCGGCCGGGCGTGGCGGAACGAACTTTTTCTATGTTATCGCTCTCCTTGATGAGAGTTATGGCCCTACACCCACCACGTCGGCCTCGGTCTGCCTGGATATCTTCGAACCCGATGGACTGCCGGAACAGGCGCGCCTGATCACCTCGAATGAAATCCAGGAGAATCGTCGCCTCTGCCCCGATGGTGATGCCGATTGGGTGACGTTCTTTGGCAAAACGGGCAAACGTTACATTATCTATACCGATACGCGGCGCTACCGCGGCCGCATCGAAGTGAACCGCGACACCCAGGCCGGCGCCGATACGGTAATGGTGCTTGCCGATCGGGACGGGGTGAGCATTCTCGATTTCAATGATGATATCCCCGGCGGCGAGAGTCTCGACTCGCAGATCGAGTTTATCCCGGAGGTTGACGGGTTCTACTTTGTGCAGGTGAAGAATACCGGCGATATCGGCAACCAGTTCATTCGCTACGATCTGGTGTTGCTGTTGTGCACTCCAGGCCAGACTGATTGCGTCCGGGCGAACGTGCCAGGTCAGCCGGTATCGCCGATTACGCCAGGGCCAGTTGGTACACCGGGCCGGGACTTTAGCCTGGACGCGACGCCCACGCCGCGCCCATCCCCGTCTCCCGCGCCAACGCCGCGCTCTTGA
- the aroF gene encoding 3-deoxy-7-phosphoheptulonate synthase: MSPQPTTARTVLRAVSPPTLDQRFVVSGEGVEAMIVVMQTGSNDAQIQAVIERLEEHHLRGHLVRGAERTVIGVVGATIPPTLREELEHFAGVKETLRITQPYKLVSRELRPADTVVDVSGIMVGGHRCVVIAGPCSVESEEQIMATARAVREAGATMLRGGAFKPRSSPYTFRGLGEEGLRLLAQAREETGLPIVTEVMAPNDVDLVARYADVLQIGARNMQNYQLLEEVGRTGMPVLLKRGLSATIEEWLLSAEYVVAQGNPNVILCERGIRTFETATRNTLDLNAVALAKRRTHLPVIVDPSHGTGKWYLAPPLALAGIAAGADGIIIEVHPDPDRARSDGGQSLNLENFAALMPKLAAVAAAVGRSL, from the coding sequence ATGAGCCCCCAACCGACCACGGCCAGGACCGTACTGCGGGCGGTGTCGCCGCCCACGCTCGACCAGCGCTTTGTCGTCTCAGGAGAAGGAGTTGAGGCCATGATCGTCGTAATGCAAACCGGTTCGAACGACGCGCAGATCCAGGCGGTAATCGAGCGCCTGGAAGAACACCACTTACGCGGCCACCTGGTGCGCGGGGCCGAACGCACGGTGATTGGCGTGGTTGGCGCAACCATCCCGCCGACCCTGCGGGAAGAGCTCGAACACTTCGCCGGGGTCAAAGAGACCCTGCGCATTACCCAGCCCTACAAGCTTGTCTCGCGCGAACTGCGCCCCGCCGATACCGTGGTTGACGTAAGCGGCATCATGGTGGGCGGACACCGCTGCGTGGTCATTGCCGGCCCCTGCTCAGTGGAGAGCGAAGAGCAGATCATGGCTACCGCCCGGGCCGTGCGCGAAGCGGGCGCGACTATGCTACGCGGGGGCGCCTTCAAACCCCGTTCCTCGCCTTACACCTTTCGCGGGCTGGGTGAAGAAGGGCTGCGCCTGCTGGCCCAGGCGCGCGAGGAGACCGGCCTGCCGATCGTCACCGAGGTGATGGCGCCCAACGATGTGGACCTGGTAGCCCGCTACGCGGATGTCTTGCAGATCGGCGCCCGTAATATGCAGAACTATCAGCTCCTCGAAGAGGTCGGTCGCACCGGCATGCCTGTGCTGCTCAAACGCGGCCTCTCGGCTACCATCGAAGAGTGGTTGCTTTCCGCAGAGTATGTGGTGGCCCAGGGCAACCCCAACGTCATCCTGTGCGAGCGCGGCATTCGCACCTTTGAAACCGCGACGCGGAACACCCTCGACCTTAACGCTGTCGCCCTGGCCAAGCGCCGCACCCACCTGCCCGTAATTGTGGACCCCAGCCATGGCACCGGCAAGTGGTACCTGGCGCCCCCTCTGGCCCTGGCCGGCATTGCCGCAGGCGCCGACGGCATCATCATCGAGGTGCATCCCGACCCCGATCGGGCCAGATCCGATGGCGGCCAGTCGCTCAACCTGGAGAACTTCGCCGCCCTGATGCCGAAACTGGCCGCTGTCGCCGCCGCGGTGGGTCGGAGCCTGTGA
- the aroH gene encoding chorismate mutase: MTVRCRGVRGATTCEANTREAILTATRELLELLVERNGIHVDDIASAIFTTTPDLNAEFPAVAARAIGWTDTALLCGHEMDVPGSLRSCIRVLIHWNTERRADEIVHVYIKGAQNLRPDRETALAAFQAPPEV; this comes from the coding sequence ATGACCGTTCGGTGTCGCGGTGTCCGCGGAGCGACGACGTGCGAGGCCAACACCCGTGAGGCCATCCTCACGGCAACCCGCGAGTTGCTGGAGTTGCTTGTCGAGCGCAACGGGATTCACGTTGACGACATCGCCAGCGCCATTTTCACCACTACGCCCGATCTGAATGCCGAGTTTCCCGCCGTGGCCGCCCGCGCTATCGGCTGGACGGACACGGCCTTGCTCTGCGGTCACGAGATGGATGTTCCCGGCAGCCTGCGGAGCTGTATCCGCGTGCTCATCCACTGGAACACCGAGCGCCGCGCCGACGAGATTGTGCACGTATACATCAAGGGTGCCCAGAATCTGCGCCCCGATCGGGAGACCGCCCTGGCGGCCTTTCAGGCGCCGCCCGAGGTCTAG
- a CDS encoding response regulator, producing the protein MAAIRILIAEDNDLVSLTLEEQLKGLGYDVIGIARSGAEAVSLAGRLRPDLIIMDIRMPEMEGTEAANRIREIYPVPIIMLTAYADKETIKKAETAGALAYLVKPVNENELPPAINIALARFREIQALRQQVMDLEESLEARKLIERAKGILMQRLGLNERDAYERLRQRARDKRAKMKDIAQAIIEAEELLGQ; encoded by the coding sequence GTGGCTGCAATCAGGATCCTGATCGCCGAAGACAACGATCTGGTCTCGCTCACCCTTGAGGAGCAACTCAAGGGGTTAGGGTATGACGTGATTGGCATTGCTCGTTCAGGCGCGGAAGCCGTGAGTCTGGCCGGGCGTCTGCGGCCGGATCTGATCATCATGGACATTCGCATGCCTGAGATGGAGGGCACGGAAGCCGCCAATCGCATTCGCGAGATCTATCCCGTTCCCATCATCATGCTGACGGCCTATGCCGATAAAGAGACAATCAAAAAAGCTGAGACCGCCGGTGCGCTGGCCTATCTGGTGAAACCGGTCAATGAGAACGAACTGCCCCCGGCGATCAACATCGCGCTGGCGCGCTTCCGCGAAATCCAGGCCCTGCGCCAGCAGGTTATGGACCTGGAAGAGTCGCTGGAGGCGCGCAAGCTGATCGAGCGCGCTAAAGGCATTCTGATGCAGCGCCTGGGCCTCAATGAACGCGACGCCTATGAGCGTCTGCGGCAGCGCGCCCGTGACAAGCGCGCCAAGATGAAGGACATCGCCCAGGCCATCATCGAAGCTGAAGAATTGCTCGGCCAGTGA
- a CDS encoding O-methyltransferase, translated as MRYDITNTAIEDYLMALMPPREPVLADLEVRALQHGLSLVGPVQGKFLYLQALILGARKVLEVGITTGYAAIHLMRALEQTGGHLTAVERRIDRVALATKVITDAGLQDRITIIQGEWTEIIPTLDADFDLVFLDILRSAANEAQAPLALELCVERLRSGGVLIADNVLCSAQVLEEDAPPLVRGIQQFNRQLMSHPQLDSVIIPLRDGVAICRKK; from the coding sequence GTGCGCTACGATATTACCAATACCGCCATCGAAGACTACCTGATGGCACTGATGCCTCCCCGCGAACCGGTGCTGGCGGATCTGGAGGTCCGCGCGCTACAGCACGGTCTCTCGCTGGTGGGGCCGGTCCAGGGCAAGTTCCTCTATCTGCAGGCGTTGATCCTCGGCGCCCGCAAGGTGCTGGAAGTGGGCATTACCACCGGGTATGCCGCCATCCATCTGATGCGGGCGCTGGAACAGACCGGCGGCCACCTGACGGCGGTGGAGCGCCGTATTGATCGCGTGGCGCTGGCGACCAAGGTGATTACCGATGCGGGTCTGCAGGACCGTATTACAATCATCCAGGGCGAGTGGACGGAGATCATCCCCACCCTCGACGCCGACTTCGACCTGGTGTTTCTCGACATTCTGCGCAGCGCGGCCAATGAGGCCCAGGCTCCTCTGGCGTTGGAGTTGTGCGTGGAGCGCCTGCGCTCCGGCGGGGTGTTGATCGCCGACAATGTGCTGTGCAGCGCCCAGGTGCTCGAAGAAGACGCGCCGCCGCTGGTGCGCGGCATCCAGCAGTTCAACCGCCAGTTGATGAGCCATCCGCAACTCGATTCGGTGATCATTCCCCTGCGCGATGGGGTGGCGATCTGCCGCAAGAAGTAA
- a CDS encoding cell wall metabolism sensor histidine kinase WalK produces the protein MTTLTLALAAALAASLALSVWLWRRLARAAPPPAVATPAPPEDPFALLQHPLFQSAMAALDSGLIVVDLERQIRLVNRRAEELLAPSVNALGQGLIMLLRDHQADALVAETLRDGEAREMAMKPIASGRTLRVQCSPIVPNGQIIGALLLIRDITQLSMLERSRRDLVANVSHELRTPLASLKLLVETLQSDPPPDVARRMLGQMAQEVDAVTQLVDELHELSQIESGRVTLKLTPTPIRPIVERAVERIKPQADRKQIAIATEFHDAASCALIDGDRVGQVLLNLLHNAVKFSTPGGHVTVRTELVNHNGNGEHDDGSPGGLWLQVSVIDTGIGIPAQELPRIFERFYKVDRARTRNAGGTGLGLAIAKHLVEGHGGRLWATSVEGEGSTFSFTLPAA, from the coding sequence ATGACCACGCTCACGCTTGCGCTTGCCGCGGCGCTGGCGGCGAGTCTCGCCCTCAGCGTCTGGCTCTGGCGCCGCCTGGCCCGCGCCGCGCCGCCTCCAGCCGTTGCCACGCCCGCGCCACCTGAGGATCCGTTCGCTCTGCTCCAGCATCCCCTGTTCCAGAGCGCCATGGCGGCGCTCGACTCCGGGCTGATTGTGGTTGATCTGGAGCGCCAGATCCGCCTGGTTAATCGCCGGGCCGAAGAGTTGCTCGCGCCGTCCGTGAACGCCCTCGGCCAGGGCCTGATCATGCTGCTGCGCGATCATCAGGCCGACGCGCTGGTGGCGGAGACCCTCCGCGACGGCGAGGCTCGCGAGATGGCCATGAAGCCCATCGCCAGCGGCCGCACCCTGCGCGTGCAGTGCAGTCCGATCGTTCCCAACGGTCAGATCATCGGCGCCCTGCTGCTGATCCGTGACATCACCCAGTTGAGCATGCTTGAACGTTCCCGCCGCGACCTCGTGGCGAACGTCTCCCACGAATTGCGCACCCCCCTGGCCTCGCTCAAGCTCCTGGTCGAAACCCTGCAGTCCGATCCGCCACCCGATGTGGCCCGGCGCATGCTGGGGCAGATGGCCCAGGAAGTGGATGCCGTCACCCAGCTCGTTGACGAGTTGCACGAACTCTCGCAGATCGAGTCGGGACGGGTCACCCTGAAACTGACGCCAACGCCCATCCGCCCGATCGTCGAACGCGCCGTGGAGCGCATCAAGCCCCAGGCCGACCGCAAGCAGATCGCCATCGCCACCGAGTTCCACGACGCCGCATCGTGCGCCCTGATTGATGGCGACCGGGTCGGTCAGGTGTTGCTCAACCTGCTGCACAACGCGGTCAAGTTCAGCACCCCCGGCGGCCACGTGACGGTGCGCACGGAGCTGGTAAACCACAATGGCAACGGCGAGCACGACGACGGCTCTCCGGGCGGTCTCTGGCTGCAGGTGAGCGTGATTGACACGGGCATTGGCATCCCCGCCCAGGAACTGCCGCGCATTTTCGAGCGCTTTTACAAAGTGGATCGCGCGCGCACGCGCAACGCCGGAGGCACCGGGCTGGGCCTGGCCATCGCCAAGCATCTGGTGGAGGGGCACGGCGGGCGCCTCTGGGCCACCAGCGTCGAGGGCGAGGGCAGCACGTTCAGCTTCACCTTGCCCGCGGCCTGA
- a CDS encoding response regulator transcription factor: MATILLVEDDTTLAETLRYNMEREGYGVLMASDGVQGLELARRERPDLVVLDIMLPRLDGFSVCRILRQESDVPIMMLTARQDEVDRIAGLELGADDYVSKPFSLGEMLARMRAIIRRSERRPRLGREVLEAGPLRVDTSSRRAWREGQELTLPQKEFDLLACLIRNQGIALSRDLLLERVWGLDFVGDSRTVDVHIRWLREKIEPDPSRPRYIQTVRGVGYRFETPEV; this comes from the coding sequence ATGGCAACCATTCTGCTTGTGGAAGACGATACGACCCTCGCCGAAACCCTGCGCTACAACATGGAGCGCGAAGGCTATGGCGTCCTCATGGCCTCCGACGGTGTCCAGGGTCTGGAACTGGCCCGGCGCGAGCGTCCTGATCTGGTGGTGCTTGACATTATGCTCCCGCGCCTTGATGGCTTTTCGGTATGCCGCATTTTACGCCAGGAAAGCGACGTGCCGATCATGATGCTTACTGCGCGCCAGGACGAAGTTGACCGCATCGCCGGCCTCGAACTGGGCGCCGATGATTACGTCAGCAAGCCCTTCAGTCTGGGCGAGATGCTCGCCCGCATGCGGGCGATTATCCGCCGTAGCGAGCGGCGGCCCCGCCTCGGGCGCGAGGTGCTTGAGGCCGGCCCCCTCCGCGTGGATACCAGCAGTCGCCGCGCCTGGCGCGAGGGCCAGGAATTGACCCTCCCGCAGAAAGAGTTTGATCTGCTTGCCTGCCTCATCCGCAACCAGGGCATTGCGCTTTCTCGCGACCTGCTGCTCGAGCGCGTCTGGGGGCTGGATTTTGTCGGCGACAGCCGCACCGTTGATGTGCATATCCGCTGGTTGCGTGAAAAAATCGAACCGGACCCCAGCCGGCCCCGCTATATCCAGACGGTGCGCGGGGTAGGGTACCGTTTCGAGACCCCCGAAGTCTGA
- a CDS encoding histone deacetylase, translated as MRITAVLTDPSFDAHTWHGHVEQAARLQAIRAALDSSGLRQYVHHLTPRPAPEAALLAVHTADLLRKIRQFASYGGGQFDVDTYVTADSWEAAVLAAGCAVNAVEAVLQRQAHNAFALVRPPGHHATPGRAMGFCLLNNVAVAARYALDHFGLQRVAIVDYDVHHGNGTQDIFYEEPRVLFCSTHAAPFYPGTGSVSEMGSAAKAPGATLNLPLPFGAGDQGYKLVFEQVIAPALRRFQPQLILVSAGYDAHWSDPLGPMVLSVRGYAHLTQTLISLADELCGGQIVMVLEGGYNLEALSACVVASLRLLLGQDAGPDPIGEVTTVEPLSEIQRVIAVLQERHPLLK; from the coding sequence ATGCGCATTACAGCAGTTCTGACCGATCCGTCCTTTGACGCCCACACCTGGCACGGGCACGTCGAGCAGGCCGCGCGGCTCCAGGCCATTCGCGCCGCGCTGGATAGCAGCGGCCTGCGCCAGTACGTGCACCATCTCACGCCGCGCCCGGCGCCCGAAGCGGCGCTGCTGGCCGTCCACACTGCCGATCTGCTGCGCAAGATCCGCCAGTTCGCCAGTTATGGCGGCGGCCAGTTCGATGTTGACACCTACGTGACCGCCGACTCGTGGGAGGCCGCCGTGCTCGCCGCCGGCTGCGCGGTCAACGCGGTCGAGGCGGTGTTGCAGCGCCAGGCGCACAACGCCTTCGCCCTGGTGCGCCCGCCCGGACACCACGCGACCCCCGGACGGGCCATGGGCTTCTGCCTGCTCAACAACGTCGCCGTGGCCGCGCGCTACGCCCTCGACCATTTCGGTCTGCAACGGGTCGCCATCGTGGACTATGATGTGCACCACGGCAACGGCACGCAGGATATCTTCTACGAAGAACCGCGGGTCTTGTTCTGTTCCACCCACGCGGCGCCGTTTTACCCCGGCACCGGCAGTGTCAGCGAGATGGGCAGCGCCGCGAAGGCCCCCGGCGCGACGCTCAACCTGCCACTGCCCTTCGGCGCCGGCGACCAGGGCTACAAACTGGTCTTCGAGCAGGTGATCGCACCCGCCCTGCGGCGCTTCCAACCACAACTGATCCTGGTCTCCGCCGGCTACGACGCGCACTGGAGCGATCCGCTCGGACCGATGGTGCTCTCGGTGCGGGGCTACGCGCACCTCACCCAAACGCTGATCAGTCTGGCCGATGAACTCTGCGGCGGCCAGATCGTGATGGTGCTGGAGGGCGGCTACAACCTCGAGGCGTTGAGCGCCTGCGTAGTGGCCTCGCTGCGCCTGCTCCTCGGCCAGGACGCCGGGCCGGACCCCATTGGCGAGGTGACCACTGTCGAGCCATTGTCCGAGATCCAGCGGGTGATTGCCGTGCTTCAAGAACGGCACCCGTTGCTGAAATAG
- the hisH gene encoding imidazole glycerol phosphate synthase subunit HisH, with product MSIAVINYGAGNLPNVVRALRHVGADLTVTDDPEVVRSAAAVVLPGVGATADTMRSLEALGIAAVLPQVIADGRPFLGICVGMQVLLGASEEFGPHPCLGIIGGTVRRLPDAAGKIPQIGWNQVRYAPDFASHPLFSGIPDGSNFYFVHSYYCDVDDPAVVAGRTEYGLAFPSVLIRDRLAAVQFHPEKSGRCGLQLLRNFVTLAGAQSPTPASPGSVSDEGR from the coding sequence ATGAGCATCGCGGTGATCAACTACGGCGCGGGGAATCTGCCAAATGTGGTGCGCGCCCTGCGCCACGTAGGGGCCGACCTGACCGTCACCGATGATCCGGAGGTGGTGCGCTCCGCCGCAGCAGTGGTGTTGCCGGGGGTCGGAGCGACTGCCGATACGATGCGCAGTCTCGAAGCTCTGGGCATCGCCGCGGTACTGCCGCAGGTGATCGCCGATGGCCGGCCGTTCCTGGGCATCTGCGTGGGGATGCAGGTGCTGCTGGGCGCCAGTGAAGAGTTCGGGCCACACCCCTGTCTGGGCATCATTGGCGGCACAGTGCGCCGCTTGCCCGATGCGGCGGGCAAGATCCCGCAGATTGGCTGGAACCAGGTGCGGTACGCTCCCGATTTCGCCAGCCATCCGCTCTTCAGCGGCATTCCCGATGGGAGCAACTTTTACTTCGTGCACTCCTACTACTGCGACGTTGACGATCCAGCCGTGGTGGCCGGTCGCACCGAGTACGGCCTGGCCTTCCCCAGCGTGCTCATTCGCGATCGCCTGGCCGCCGTGCAGTTTCACCCCGAAAAATCAGGGCGCTGCGGGCTGCAACTGCTGCGGAACTTCGTCACGCTCGCCGGAGCGCAATCGCCGACGCCGGCTTCCCCTGGATCAGTAAGCGACGAGGGACGGTGA
- the hisA gene encoding 1-(5-phosphoribosyl)-5-[(5-phosphoribosylamino)methylideneamino]imidazole-4-carboxamide isomerase has protein sequence MEIIPAIDLKDGRCVRLYQGDFAQATVYSEDPVAVARRWEALGAPRLHVVDLDGARNGRPTNTDAVIAIVQAVGIPVQLGGGLRREEDISAVLALGVDRVILGTAAVEQSELVARLVARFTDQIIVGIDVRDGQVATAGWTSLAPVRATELATRMGNLGVRRVIYTDISRDGTLTEPNFAALAELQRLNGPAIIASGGIASIEHLRRLARLKIEGAIVGKALYSGALDLAAALAALRP, from the coding sequence ATGGAGATTATCCCCGCTATTGACCTGAAGGACGGCCGCTGCGTGAGGCTCTACCAGGGCGACTTCGCCCAGGCCACCGTCTATAGCGAGGACCCGGTGGCCGTCGCGCGACGCTGGGAAGCGCTGGGAGCCCCTCGCCTGCACGTGGTGGATCTGGACGGGGCGCGCAATGGCCGCCCGACCAATACGGACGCGGTGATCGCCATCGTGCAGGCCGTCGGCATTCCTGTGCAACTGGGCGGGGGGCTGCGCCGGGAAGAGGACATCAGCGCAGTGCTCGCCCTGGGCGTTGACCGGGTGATCCTGGGCACCGCCGCCGTGGAACAGAGCGAGCTGGTGGCCCGGCTTGTCGCGCGCTTCACCGATCAGATCATCGTCGGCATAGACGTCCGTGATGGTCAGGTGGCCACCGCGGGATGGACCAGCCTGGCCCCGGTGCGCGCGACTGAGCTGGCAACACGTATGGGCAACCTCGGCGTGCGCCGGGTGATCTACACCGACATCAGCCGAGATGGTACGCTGACCGAACCGAACTTCGCGGCGCTGGCGGAACTGCAACGCCTCAACGGCCCGGCAATCATCGCCAGTGGCGGGATTGCCAGCATTGAGCATCTGCGGCGTCTGGCGCGCCTTAAGATTGAAGGGGCTATCGTCGGCAAAGCCCTCTACAGCGGGGCGCTCGATCTGGCTGCCGCCCTGGCCGCCCTGCGCCCGTGA